A single genomic interval of Alistipes provencensis harbors:
- a CDS encoding GntR family transcriptional regulator has protein sequence MPEKIKIDHESQIPVYKQIVGQVEELVRSGEYPDGCLLPSMNELSAVLDISKETVKKAYSILRNKGYIDAKQGKGFYVSAAGVADKLSVLVLFDKLSNYKQVLFNSFAEEIGDAAEITIRLHNQNVDLLEYYVEENLDLFDYYVITPHFPLDAASQKRVLKILTRIPNRKLIMVDHWMKELPGNYGAVYQDFANDAYEGLGYGLKKLKTCSRFNVVTLPSSLYYTSVGKAVERFCRDNDIAVEFHTEITPGIIREKEVYLILNSQYDLGLIELVRRARELNYRVGRDISIISYNESPINEIILNGLTTISTDFRQMGVLVARMILDKTPAKIKCDFQMIRRNTF, from the coding sequence ATGCCGGAAAAGATTAAAATAGACCACGAGAGCCAAATACCGGTTTACAAACAGATCGTAGGACAGGTGGAAGAACTGGTACGCAGCGGCGAATATCCCGACGGATGTCTGCTGCCGTCGATGAACGAACTCTCGGCCGTGCTCGACATTTCGAAGGAGACGGTCAAAAAGGCCTACTCCATACTCCGCAACAAAGGTTACATCGATGCCAAGCAGGGCAAGGGATTCTATGTTTCGGCCGCAGGGGTCGCCGACAAACTGAGCGTTCTGGTCCTGTTCGACAAGCTGAGCAACTACAAGCAGGTGCTCTTCAACTCGTTCGCCGAGGAGATCGGCGACGCGGCCGAAATCACCATCCGGCTCCACAACCAGAATGTCGACCTGCTGGAATATTACGTCGAGGAGAACCTCGACCTGTTCGACTACTATGTCATCACGCCCCACTTCCCGCTCGACGCGGCTTCGCAGAAGCGGGTGCTGAAGATACTCACGCGCATCCCCAACCGCAAGCTCATCATGGTGGACCACTGGATGAAGGAGCTTCCGGGCAACTACGGCGCCGTCTATCAGGATTTCGCCAACGACGCCTACGAGGGGCTGGGGTACGGGCTCAAGAAACTGAAGACCTGCTCCCGGTTCAATGTCGTGACGCTCCCCTCGAGCCTCTACTACACGTCGGTAGGCAAGGCCGTGGAGCGGTTCTGCCGCGACAACGACATCGCCGTGGAGTTCCACACGGAAATCACCCCCGGAATCATCCGCGAGAAGGAGGTCTACCTGATTCTCAACAGCCAGTACGACTTGGGGCTGATCGAACTGGTGCGCCGCGCCCGCGAACTGAACTACCGTGTGGGCCGCGACATCAGCATCATCTCCTACAACGAGTCGCCGATCAACGAGATCATCCTCAACGGCCTGACGACCATCTCGACCGACTTCCGGCAGATGGGCGTGCTGGTGGCCCGGATGATCCTCGACAAGACGCCCGCCAAGATCAAGTGCGACTTCCAGATGATCCGCCGCAACACCTTTTAG
- a CDS encoding ROK family protein, with the protein MGLTKNSCRLLLDVGGTFLKSAVADASGQLLPGSEFSCPIRSEGSRAEIEGSLSTVVAKGAAFAAERGMALAGIGIAIPGPFDYAAGISRMTHKFRSICGVDLRGVLHAMPGVPADADIRFMQDVNAALAGEIARGNAAGYGASALVSLGTGLGFALSRDGRVLCNPAGGPKVVIFDLPYRDGILEDYASKRGFLRIYEELTGRTDPALTVADLGRMAGEGDAHARETFATVGGILAATLHDLLVEHGIECLLLGGQISRSFAYMEAALRDGLRDVAGLTRIAPAEHIGEAAFYGLLAQAENGR; encoded by the coding sequence ATGGGTTTGACAAAGAATAGCTGCCGCCTGCTGCTCGACGTCGGGGGCACGTTCCTCAAATCGGCCGTGGCGGACGCCTCCGGGCAGCTCCTGCCCGGTTCGGAGTTCAGTTGCCCGATCCGTTCGGAGGGCTCGCGTGCGGAGATCGAAGGCTCTCTGTCCACCGTAGTGGCCAAGGGCGCAGCCTTCGCCGCGGAACGGGGCATGGCCCTTGCCGGGATCGGCATCGCCATTCCCGGGCCGTTCGACTATGCGGCGGGCATCTCCCGCATGACGCACAAGTTCCGCAGCATCTGCGGCGTCGATCTGCGCGGGGTGCTGCACGCGATGCCCGGCGTGCCTGCCGATGCGGATATCCGCTTCATGCAGGACGTGAACGCCGCGCTGGCCGGGGAGATCGCCCGGGGCAATGCCGCCGGATACGGCGCTTCGGCGCTCGTGTCGCTCGGCACGGGGCTGGGCTTCGCCCTGAGCCGCGACGGGCGGGTGCTGTGCAACCCGGCGGGCGGCCCGAAGGTGGTGATCTTCGACCTTCCCTACCGCGACGGCATTCTGGAGGACTATGCTTCGAAACGGGGATTCCTGCGCATTTACGAAGAACTTACGGGCCGTACCGACCCGGCGCTGACGGTGGCCGATCTGGGCCGCATGGCCGGCGAGGGGGATGCCCATGCCCGCGAGACCTTTGCGACGGTCGGGGGCATTCTTGCCGCCACGCTGCACGACCTGCTCGTCGAACACGGCATCGAATGCCTCCTGCTGGGCGGTCAGATCTCGCGCTCGTTCGCCTACATGGAGGCGGCCCTGCGCGACGGACTGCGCGATGTCGCGGGGCTGACCCGCATCGCACCTGCGGAGCATATCGGCGAAGCGGCCTTTTACGGTCTGCTGGCGCAGGCGGAAAACGGCCGTTAA
- a CDS encoding acyltransferase: MKNRLPDLRIPVRERIGWVDLLRVIACFLVVFSHSCDAFVAVFDSDRATFLQGALAGSLVRACVPLFVMMSGVLLLPVRTDAGSFFRKRIGRILVALVFWSLALPVLYFLYMRYVGSASPTIDPAMFTGEATLRKMWTFVFNFTYDTTPLWYLYMLLGLYFIMPILSAWLERASQRDLLTVLGIWGLTLLLPYMKMLAPMLGYAGNYGNMGLFGVCDWNEFGTFYYVSGFAGYLVLAFYLVKFPPAWSRRKTLGICIPAFLVGYLITGLGYVVMQKYFPGNYAYLEIVWYFAGINVFLMTAPVFILVQKAAARPRAWLSRLAGATFGIYLCHFIFVQAGYDLVQQIPGLPALVRIALIACGAFAVSWLAVWLMQRWRVTRRLVE, from the coding sequence ATGAAGAACCGACTCCCCGACCTCCGCATCCCGGTCCGCGAACGCATCGGCTGGGTGGACCTCCTGCGTGTGATCGCCTGTTTTCTGGTGGTCTTTTCCCACAGTTGCGACGCCTTCGTCGCCGTGTTCGACAGCGACCGCGCGACCTTTCTGCAGGGAGCTCTGGCCGGCAGCCTCGTGCGGGCCTGCGTGCCGCTGTTCGTAATGATGTCGGGAGTCCTGCTGCTGCCCGTGCGGACCGACGCCGGGAGTTTCTTCCGCAAGCGCATCGGCCGCATCCTCGTAGCACTGGTCTTCTGGTCGCTGGCGCTGCCCGTACTCTATTTCCTCTACATGCGTTATGTCGGTTCGGCCAGCCCCACGATCGACCCCGCCATGTTCACCGGTGAGGCCACGCTCCGCAAGATGTGGACCTTCGTCTTCAACTTCACCTACGACACCACGCCGCTCTGGTATCTCTACATGCTCCTCGGGCTCTATTTCATCATGCCGATCCTGAGCGCTTGGCTCGAACGGGCCTCGCAGCGCGACCTGCTGACCGTGCTCGGTATCTGGGGGCTGACGCTGCTGCTGCCCTACATGAAGATGCTGGCCCCGATGCTGGGCTATGCCGGCAATTACGGCAACATGGGCCTCTTCGGCGTCTGCGACTGGAACGAATTCGGGACGTTCTACTACGTCTCGGGCTTCGCGGGCTACCTCGTGCTGGCCTTCTACCTCGTGAAATTCCCGCCCGCGTGGAGCCGGCGCAAGACGCTGGGCATCTGCATCCCGGCTTTCCTTGTCGGCTACCTCATCACGGGGCTGGGCTATGTGGTGATGCAGAAATATTTTCCGGGCAACTACGCCTATCTGGAGATCGTCTGGTATTTCGCCGGCATCAACGTCTTCCTGATGACTGCCCCTGTTTTCATCCTCGTGCAGAAAGCCGCCGCACGGCCCCGCGCATGGCTTTCGCGGCTGGCGGGCGCCACGTTCGGCATCTACCTCTGCCACTTCATCTTCGTGCAGGCGGGCTATGACCTCGTGCAGCAAATCCCGGGACTCCCGGCACTGGTGCGCATCGCGCTGATCGCCTGCGGAGCCTTCGCCGTAAGCTGGCTCGCGGTGTGGCTCATGCAGCGCTGGCGCGTGACGCGGCGGCTCGTGGAGTAA
- a CDS encoding class I mannose-6-phosphate isomerase, whose amino-acid sequence MSFMYNPFPYDDPRAVNRPALPQKTVEAVVAGTPKAAAALAGDIVSRLKAAPGRNIVVGFDGYATADWTRMVNLLSQQLLGKGIELDAVAFTEVLKSEQEIADMIDPNLEWDTTKDPSLLFGRLIERDYADMFDAAKFAAFKQRLEALRTPAAAGRVLLVYGSGCLVEEVRGLYDIKCYFDVTPKEAILRIRRGQFANLGDKVARPANRVIRRCYYADFEMGVRHRGKLLRGELLDYYMASDRPDHIHMIPMAALSDIFRSLAGYPFRCKPVYLEGVWGGTYVKKLRNLPDTMRNCAWVFDLIPMEVSIVVEAGDEKIDFPYFSFVQKEGEAIMGRPAVEKFGGYFPIRFNYDDTFHSNGNMSIQVHSGAEYNEKHFGELGRQDESYYVVVAGQDAKTFVGFRDGADTEQFIREIKLADTEYKPVDYLKYVSYEDSKPGLQVMLPAGTIHSSGRNQVVLEIGSLTIGSYTYKLYDYLRADLDGKPRPIHTWHGERTLAYERTTSWVRSNIVQQPRTVREGDGWAEKIVGEHDLLYFSLRRLEFEKQIEDDTCGKFHVLTLVDGERIRIRSVAQPERYFDAEYMDMVVVPADMGRYVIENLRTEPISVHKTMLKDGFDKE is encoded by the coding sequence ATGAGTTTCATGTATAACCCTTTTCCGTATGACGACCCCCGCGCCGTCAACCGTCCGGCACTCCCCCAAAAAACCGTCGAGGCGGTCGTTGCCGGAACCCCCAAGGCTGCCGCTGCGCTGGCTGGGGATATCGTTTCCCGCCTGAAGGCCGCACCCGGCAGGAACATCGTCGTCGGATTCGACGGCTATGCGACGGCCGACTGGACCCGGATGGTCAACCTGCTCTCGCAGCAGTTGCTGGGCAAGGGGATCGAACTGGATGCCGTGGCGTTTACCGAGGTGCTCAAATCCGAGCAGGAGATCGCCGACATGATCGATCCCAATCTGGAGTGGGACACCACGAAGGACCCGTCGCTGTTGTTCGGACGCCTCATCGAGCGTGATTACGCGGATATGTTCGACGCGGCGAAATTCGCGGCTTTCAAACAGCGCCTCGAGGCGTTGCGGACCCCTGCCGCCGCAGGGCGCGTGCTGCTCGTCTACGGCAGCGGATGCCTCGTCGAAGAGGTGCGCGGGCTCTACGATATCAAATGCTACTTCGACGTGACGCCCAAGGAGGCCATCCTCCGCATCCGCCGCGGCCAGTTCGCCAACCTCGGCGACAAGGTGGCCCGCCCGGCCAACCGGGTGATCCGCCGCTGCTACTACGCCGATTTCGAAATGGGTGTGCGCCACCGCGGCAAGCTGCTGCGCGGCGAACTGCTCGATTATTACATGGCTTCGGACCGTCCCGACCATATCCACATGATCCCGATGGCGGCGCTGTCCGACATCTTCCGGTCGCTGGCCGGCTATCCGTTCCGCTGCAAGCCGGTCTATCTGGAGGGCGTGTGGGGCGGCACCTACGTCAAGAAACTCCGCAACCTGCCCGACACGATGCGCAACTGCGCGTGGGTCTTCGACCTGATCCCGATGGAGGTGTCGATCGTCGTCGAGGCCGGGGACGAGAAGATCGACTTCCCCTATTTCTCGTTCGTGCAGAAGGAGGGCGAGGCCATCATGGGCCGCCCGGCCGTCGAGAAGTTCGGCGGTTACTTTCCCATCCGCTTCAACTACGACGATACGTTCCACAGCAACGGCAACATGTCTATTCAGGTGCATTCGGGAGCCGAGTACAACGAGAAGCACTTCGGTGAACTGGGCCGTCAGGACGAGAGCTACTATGTGGTGGTGGCCGGACAGGACGCCAAGACCTTCGTCGGGTTCCGCGACGGTGCCGACACCGAGCAGTTCATCCGCGAGATCAAGCTGGCCGACACCGAATACAAGCCCGTGGACTACCTGAAATATGTCAGCTACGAGGATTCGAAGCCCGGCCTGCAGGTGATGCTTCCCGCCGGAACGATCCACTCGTCGGGCCGCAATCAGGTGGTGCTCGAAATCGGCAGCCTCACGATCGGCTCCTACACCTACAAGCTCTACGACTACCTGCGCGCCGACCTCGACGGCAAGCCGCGCCCCATCCATACATGGCACGGCGAACGCACGCTGGCCTACGAGCGCACGACCAGTTGGGTGCGCAGCAACATCGTCCAGCAGCCCCGCACGGTGCGCGAGGGCGACGGCTGGGCCGAGAAGATCGTCGGCGAGCACGACCTGCTCTATTTCTCGCTCCGCCGCCTCGAGTTCGAGAAGCAGATCGAGGACGACACCTGCGGCAAGTTCCATGTGCTGACGCTCGTCGACGGCGAACGCATCCGCATCCGTTCCGTCGCACAGCCCGAACGTTACTTCGATGCCGAATACATGGATATGGTCGTGGTTCCCGCGGACATGGGCCGCTATGTGATCGAGAATCTCCGCACGGAACCTATCAGCGTCCACAAAACGATGCTCAAGGATGGGTTTGACAAAGAATAG
- a CDS encoding MFS transporter, which produces MTTATVGKKNPKYKWEVLALLWVAYLLNQADRQVFNVVLPLIREDLGLSDVAIGSIATVFNLFYALLVPIGGLVGDRFSRKWIVTGSILFWSVATMFTGLCNGFVMLVLMRSVATGGGEAFFGPANYSLLAQYHDKTRAFAMSIHQTAYYIGIIISGYAAGYIGQLWGWRSAFYIFGAIGVVHGIVMAVRLKDKKEPAAVAAAEAAEPKPRLMEGFRMVFTTPTALILTVCFAGLIFVLTGYLTWMPTYLYENFGMDLAGAGFHSMFYTHLFAFIGVLLAGRLSDKLGSLHPAWRMAMQGFGLLVAVPFIVLMGNSSTLWVIYIGFAGFGFARAFFDANTYTVLYDVIPPRYHSSASGVMIMTGFAIGALAPLVLGMVKQAAGLSFGISMLAVVWLVCGVVMLLGAKYFYMRDYNKIRHE; this is translated from the coding sequence ATGACAACTGCAACCGTCGGGAAAAAGAACCCGAAGTACAAATGGGAGGTGCTGGCCCTGCTGTGGGTCGCCTATCTCCTGAATCAGGCCGACCGGCAGGTCTTCAACGTGGTGCTTCCGCTCATCCGCGAGGATCTGGGCCTGAGCGATGTGGCCATCGGCTCCATCGCCACGGTATTCAATCTTTTCTATGCCCTGCTGGTGCCCATCGGCGGACTGGTGGGCGACCGTTTCAGCCGTAAGTGGATCGTCACGGGAAGCATCCTGTTCTGGAGCGTGGCCACGATGTTCACGGGCCTCTGCAACGGCTTCGTGATGCTCGTGCTGATGCGCAGCGTCGCCACGGGCGGCGGCGAGGCGTTCTTCGGCCCGGCCAACTATTCGCTGCTGGCGCAGTACCACGACAAGACCCGGGCCTTCGCCATGTCGATCCACCAGACCGCCTACTACATCGGCATCATCATCAGCGGTTACGCCGCGGGATATATCGGACAGTTGTGGGGCTGGCGGAGCGCCTTCTACATCTTCGGCGCCATCGGCGTCGTGCACGGCATCGTCATGGCCGTGCGGCTGAAGGACAAGAAGGAGCCGGCCGCCGTTGCCGCCGCGGAGGCCGCCGAGCCCAAGCCGCGGCTGATGGAGGGATTCCGCATGGTCTTCACCACGCCGACGGCCCTGATCCTCACGGTCTGCTTCGCCGGACTGATCTTCGTGCTGACGGGCTACCTCACATGGATGCCCACCTACCTCTACGAAAACTTCGGCATGGACCTCGCGGGCGCCGGATTCCACTCGATGTTCTACACCCACCTGTTCGCTTTCATCGGCGTGCTGCTGGCCGGACGCCTCTCGGATAAACTGGGTAGCCTGCATCCCGCGTGGCGCATGGCCATGCAGGGCTTCGGGCTGCTGGTCGCCGTGCCGTTCATCGTCCTGATGGGCAACTCGTCCACGCTGTGGGTCATCTACATCGGTTTCGCCGGCTTCGGCTTCGCCCGTGCGTTCTTCGACGCCAACACCTACACGGTGCTCTACGACGTCATCCCGCCCCGGTACCACTCCTCGGCTTCGGGCGTGATGATTATGACCGGATTCGCCATCGGCGCGCTGGCTCCGCTGGTGCTGGGCATGGTGAAGCAGGCCGCGGGGCTGTCGTTCGGCATCTCGATGCTGGCCGTCGTATGGCTGGTGTGCGGCGTGGTGATGCTCCTCGGTGCCAAATATTTCTATATGAGAGACTATAACAAGATCAGACATGAATAG
- a CDS encoding GH39 family glycosyl hydrolase, whose protein sequence is MKKTFFLSLSGLLLASVAPAQHWSLTWKKLQTVSPGLEQIGQVATASSRELANPRWSVGCECLDREYADFSAYKPYVGELGVGAARIQSGWARCEQEKGKYEFGWLDEAVDGLREQGIRPWMCLAYGNPVYGAQKSLGSRIFTDEKTLQAWERYVTAVARRYKGRVSEWEVWNEPNLRGADQSAAYAELLIRTAEAVRKVDSGAVIIGFGLSRMPIGFTGRVLDILRERGKLGLIDYVSFHPYHENPDDATPGIEALAELVASYDPRIRLFQGESGCPAVLEWAHALRYHEWTEYSQAKWVARRLANDFALGIRSSIFAIVDNQYPNMLQSFGLLRTNLLKQVVYKRPSYHAMQHMVNLLHSGVKPAGRPAFTANTAREIALVGLADADDKPIGVMFWYSDRIPGDELAWDKVEMSVEGLSLKDPVLVEPVTGRIFDLPQPHGSRDGGRMKLTGCPVWDAPMLLVERGAVPFRGEAVERKAAGTNQDMLY, encoded by the coding sequence ATGAAAAAAACTTTCTTTCTCAGCTTATCGGGCCTCTTGCTCGCATCGGTCGCCCCTGCACAGCATTGGTCGCTGACTTGGAAAAAGTTGCAGACGGTCTCCCCCGGGCTCGAACAGATCGGGCAGGTAGCGACAGCCTCCTCGCGCGAACTGGCCAATCCGCGTTGGTCGGTGGGGTGCGAGTGCCTCGACCGCGAATATGCCGATTTCTCGGCTTATAAGCCCTATGTGGGCGAACTGGGAGTAGGCGCCGCGCGTATCCAGAGCGGCTGGGCCCGCTGCGAACAGGAGAAGGGTAAATACGAATTCGGGTGGCTCGACGAAGCGGTCGACGGACTCCGCGAGCAGGGCATCCGTCCGTGGATGTGCCTCGCCTACGGTAATCCGGTTTACGGGGCGCAGAAGAGCCTCGGGTCGCGCATCTTTACCGATGAAAAAACGCTGCAGGCGTGGGAGCGCTATGTGACGGCCGTGGCGCGTCGTTACAAAGGGCGCGTCAGCGAATGGGAGGTGTGGAACGAGCCGAACCTCCGGGGCGCCGACCAGTCCGCGGCCTATGCCGAATTGCTGATCCGCACGGCCGAAGCCGTCCGCAAGGTCGATTCCGGGGCGGTCATCATCGGCTTCGGGCTTTCGCGCATGCCGATCGGCTTCACGGGCCGCGTGCTGGATATTCTCCGCGAGCGCGGCAAACTGGGCCTCATCGACTATGTGAGCTTCCATCCCTATCATGAAAATCCCGACGACGCCACACCCGGCATCGAGGCGCTGGCCGAACTCGTCGCCTCGTACGATCCGCGCATCCGTCTGTTTCAGGGCGAGAGCGGCTGTCCGGCCGTCCTCGAATGGGCCCATGCGCTGCGCTACCACGAGTGGACTGAGTACAGCCAGGCCAAGTGGGTCGCACGGCGTCTGGCCAACGACTTCGCGCTGGGCATCCGTTCGTCGATCTTCGCCATTGTCGACAACCAGTATCCCAACATGTTGCAGTCGTTCGGCCTGCTGCGCACGAACCTGCTCAAACAGGTGGTCTACAAACGGCCGTCGTACCATGCCATGCAGCACATGGTCAACCTGCTGCACAGCGGGGTGAAACCCGCGGGAAGGCCGGCATTCACGGCCAATACGGCCCGTGAGATCGCGCTCGTGGGACTCGCGGATGCCGATGACAAGCCGATCGGCGTGATGTTCTGGTACTCTGACCGGATTCCGGGCGACGAACTGGCTTGGGACAAGGTCGAAATGAGTGTCGAGGGGCTTTCGCTCAAGGATCCCGTGCTCGTGGAACCCGTAACGGGCCGCATCTTCGACCTGCCGCAGCCCCACGGCAGCCGCGACGGAGGCCGCATGAAGCTGACCGGATGCCCGGTGTGGGACGCCCCGATGCTGCTGGTCGAGCGCGGCGCCGTGCCGTTCCGCGGGGAGGCCGTCGAACGCAAGGCCGCCGGAACCAATCAGGATATGCTGTATTAA